The following proteins come from a genomic window of Mustela lutreola isolate mMusLut2 chromosome 6, mMusLut2.pri, whole genome shotgun sequence:
- the SAYSD1 gene encoding SAYSvFN domain-containing protein 1 — protein MEQRLAEFRAARKRAGLAAEPSTSSASAQTSGEKAEATTTPKAALGWLKRFLVWKPRPASIQVQPCLAQEVARPRTSTSQPPQNITIPLPAPRDQSFLTNVTFLKVLLWLVLLGLFVELEFGLAYFVLSLFYWMYVGTRGPEEKREGEKSAYSVFNPGCEAIQGTLTAEQFERELQFRPLEGR, from the exons ATGGAACAGCGGTTAGCCGAGTTCCGGGCGGCCAGGAAACGGGCCGGGCTGGCGGCCGAACCTAGCACTTCAAGCGCGAGTGCACAAACCTCAGGAGAGAAGGCGGAAGCAACTACGACTCCAAAGGCAGCCCTAGGCTGGCTAAAACGGTTCCTGGTGTGGAAACCGAGGCCTGCGAGTATCCAGGTTCAGCCCTGCCTCGCTCAG GAAGTGGCTCGGCCTCGGACCAGCACATCACAGCCACCACAGAATATAACTATTCCTCTGCCAGCACCCCGGGACCAGTCTTTCCTGACCAATGTCACCTTCCTGAAGGTTCTTCTCTGGTTGGTCCTGCTGGGACTGTTTGTGGAACTGGAATTTGGCCTGGCCTATTTTGTCCTGTCCTTGTTCTACTGGATGTATGTCGGGACACGAGGCcctgaagagaagagagagggagagaagagcgCCTACTCTGTGTTCAACCCAGGCTGCGAAGCTATCCAGGGCACCCTGACTGCAGAGCAGTTTGAACGCGAGTTACAGTTCAGACCCCTGGAGGGGAGATAG